A single genomic interval of Fusobacterium russii ATCC 25533 harbors:
- a CDS encoding tyrosine-type recombinase/integrase produces the protein MKNPNGAGTVYKLNGNRRKPWVAVKTVKWEMTDNKVKQIKVTIGTFTTKNEAITALGNFDVTKDITAKNVVTFKEIYEKWWDRNKMKFSLQTVKVYESMYNKHLSKLDDKDFKSLKYKDLEEFVDTINAKSSLKTVVAILKNVYIYAIKLEIVSIDYSAYIELEQGERKIQRKTFSKKDIDILWENSSDRWVAITLILLYTGVRVNELLALDRSNIEENLKYFKTGSKTEAGKDRIIPIHKKIKPLFEKLLEDGCRRFIVDDEKRLVTYQTYRNRFKKMIETLGLEIHTIHDTRHTFISRMDSLDVNKVALIKLVGHSDRRTSEKTYTHKTVNELEEAIETLDY, from the coding sequence ATGAAAAATCCAAATGGAGCAGGAACAGTGTATAAACTTAATGGAAACAGAAGAAAACCTTGGGTTGCAGTTAAAACTGTTAAATGGGAAATGACAGATAATAAAGTAAAGCAAATAAAAGTAACTATTGGCACATTTACCACAAAAAATGAAGCTATTACAGCATTAGGAAATTTTGATGTAACAAAAGATATAACAGCAAAAAATGTTGTTACTTTTAAAGAAATTTATGAAAAGTGGTGGGATAGAAACAAAATGAAATTTTCCTTGCAAACAGTTAAAGTTTATGAATCGATGTATAATAAACATCTTTCAAAGCTGGATGATAAAGATTTTAAGAGTTTAAAATATAAGGATTTAGAAGAATTTGTGGATACTATTAATGCTAAAAGTTCTCTAAAAACAGTTGTAGCTATATTAAAAAATGTATATATTTATGCCATAAAACTGGAGATAGTTTCAATTGATTACTCAGCTTATATAGAATTGGAGCAAGGAGAAAGGAAAATTCAGAGAAAGACTTTTTCTAAGAAAGATATAGATATTTTATGGGAAAATTCTTCTGATAGATGGGTAGCTATAACATTAATATTACTTTATACAGGAGTTAGAGTAAATGAATTACTAGCTTTAGATAGAAGTAATATAGAGGAAAACTTAAAATATTTTAAGACTGGTTCAAAAACAGAAGCTGGTAAGGATAGAATTATTCCTATTCATAAAAAAATCAAACCACTATTTGAAAAATTACTAGAAGATGGATGTAGAAGATTCATTGTGGATGACGAAAAAAGACTTGTCACATATCAGACTTACAGGAATAGATTTAAAAAAATGATAGAAACTCTAGGCTTGGAAATACATACTATTCATGATACAAGGCATACATTTATTAGTAGAATGGATAGTTTAGATGTAAATAAAGTTGCATTAATTAAGTTAGTAGGACATAGTGATAGAAGAACATCTGAAAAGACTTATACTCATAAAACTGTCAATGAATTAGAAGAAGCAATAGAAACTTTGGACTATTAA
- a CDS encoding helix-turn-helix domain-containing protein: MNTDPRVSIKEASQKLGLPQQTLRVFLQNGKFKEFAEATKINNSRHWTYYINRNRLEDYLKIKKESNQLVN, translated from the coding sequence ATGAATACAGATCCTAGAGTTTCAATTAAAGAAGCTTCACAAAAATTAGGTCTACCACAGCAAACTTTAAGAGTTTTCTTACAGAATGGTAAATTTAAAGAATTTGCTGAAGCTACCAAAATAAATAATTCACGGCACTGGACTTACTATATAAATAGGAATAGGCTTGAGGATTATTTAAAAATAAAAAAAGAGTCCAATCAATTGGTTAATTAA
- a CDS encoding BREX system Lon protease-like protein BrxL, with translation MNNLKETMDNFIKTKGINPDKITLENKLLIILHQLPALIKDGHMISIGPPGIGKTTLIKESCSNENIAELTNTSLAYLFGDMKSKEQGLLTKGKSIVFLEQGTEINISDPQVMSPILTHTNGDNVERIENADNSERTSLVILGNPDDKYYLKDYSNCTEFPQKFDLEYFNSLPSSLLTEQIKQRFIILPSFLMEEISNNILILETSGNSTTNDNRKGSKNYSVEECDMRAYKKICKIIDCLNYFLGDDKELEESSDMFKGLYAIAKSIIEIGNGVYKPFYFESKEGRKLALNLLYDDTSQIEEAHFLENRAIVKFKNENYLRKIALNIYGKIENQREYKWCKKNKKSFIADVFEASNDFQEVKQEYFKLSTDSLSINLKSVEDSFKETFFIFMEENRQYVNRMALNMEYIKQGRFTDIISIPLYKKDPMIEEVLNYHYLIEELKDNNFIFDGDIPKRDFGISNNGYKLINFTKYIDI, from the coding sequence ATGAATAATCTAAAAGAAACTATGGATAATTTTATAAAAACTAAAGGAATCAATCCAGATAAAATAACATTGGAGAATAAACTGTTGATAATTCTTCATCAACTACCAGCTTTAATCAAAGATGGACATATGATAAGTATAGGACCTCCAGGAATTGGAAAGACAACTCTTATAAAAGAAAGTTGTTCCAATGAAAATATTGCAGAATTGACAAATACAAGTTTAGCTTATCTTTTTGGAGACATGAAAAGTAAAGAACAAGGACTATTAACTAAGGGAAAATCAATTGTTTTTTTAGAACAGGGAACAGAAATAAATATCAGTGACCCACAAGTTATGTCACCAATACTTACACATACCAATGGAGATAATGTTGAAAGAATTGAAAATGCTGATAATTCAGAAAGAACAAGTTTAGTAATATTAGGGAATCCTGATGACAAATACTACTTAAAAGATTATAGTAACTGTACAGAGTTTCCTCAGAAGTTTGACCTTGAATATTTTAATTCATTACCTTCTTCTTTATTAACTGAGCAAATAAAGCAAAGATTTATAATTTTACCATCTTTCTTAATGGAAGAAATTTCAAATAATATTTTAATCCTTGAAACTTCTGGAAACTCAACTACTAATGATAATAGAAAGGGATCAAAAAACTATTCTGTTGAAGAATGTGATATGAGAGCATACAAAAAAATCTGTAAAATTATAGACTGTTTAAATTATTTTCTCGGTGATGATAAGGAGCTGGAAGAAAGTAGTGATATGTTTAAAGGTTTATATGCTATTGCCAAAAGTATTATAGAAATAGGAAATGGAGTATATAAACCTTTTTATTTTGAGAGCAAAGAAGGTAGAAAACTGGCATTAAATCTTTTATATGATGATACTTCACAGATTGAAGAGGCACATTTTTTAGAAAACAGAGCAATAGTTAAGTTTAAAAATGAAAACTACTTGAGAAAAATTGCTCTTAATATTTATGGGAAGATTGAGAATCAGAGAGAATATAAATGGTGTAAGAAAAATAAAAAAAGTTTTATTGCTGATGTTTTTGAAGCTAGTAATGATTTTCAAGAGGTAAAGCAAGAATACTTTAAACTAAGTACAGATTCATTAAGTATCAATTTAAAATCTGTAGAAGATTCTTTTAAAGAGACTTTCTTCATTTTTATGGAAGAAAACAGACAATATGTAAATCGAATGGCTTTAAATATGGAATATATTAAGCAAGGAAGATTCACAGATATTATATCTATACCTTTGTATAAAAAGGATCCGATGATTGAAGAAGTTCTGAATTACCACTATTTAATTGAAGAACTAAAAGACAATAATTTTATTTTTGATGGAGATATCCCTAAAAGAGATTTTGGTATTAGTAATAATGGGTATAAATTGATAAACTTTACTAAATATATTGATATATAA